The following coding sequences are from one Rhabdothermincola sediminis window:
- the sufC gene encoding Fe-S cluster assembly ATPase SufC, which produces MSELRIEGLRARVAGREILQGIDLVVRSGEVHAVMGPNGSGKSTLSHVLMGKPGYEVVAGSVSLDDTDLLALPAWRRAQAGLFLAQQYPTEVPGVGLLDLLEEAFRASGRDASEVPALVRSEAARIGFGEQLLERAVNVDLSGGEKKRSETLQLGVLRPRFAILDELDSGLDVDALRACARRVESATTEFDLGVLAITHYSRLLNELRPDVVHVLARGRIQATGGPELAAELERTGYAAYGETDQEDPSGRRGPAGNGDPFADPLA; this is translated from the coding sequence ATGAGCGAGCTGCGCATCGAGGGGCTGCGGGCCCGGGTCGCGGGGCGGGAGATCCTGCAGGGCATCGATCTCGTGGTCCGCAGTGGCGAGGTCCACGCGGTCATGGGGCCCAACGGGTCGGGCAAGTCCACGCTCTCGCACGTGTTGATGGGCAAGCCGGGTTACGAGGTGGTGGCCGGGTCGGTCAGCCTCGACGACACCGACCTGTTGGCCTTGCCGGCCTGGCGGCGGGCCCAGGCAGGTCTGTTCCTGGCCCAGCAGTACCCCACCGAGGTGCCCGGGGTGGGCCTACTGGACCTGCTCGAGGAAGCCTTCCGGGCCAGCGGGCGGGACGCCTCGGAGGTCCCCGCCCTGGTGCGGTCGGAGGCGGCCCGCATCGGCTTCGGGGAGCAGCTGCTCGAGCGGGCGGTGAACGTCGACCTGTCGGGCGGCGAGAAGAAGCGCAGCGAGACCCTGCAGCTCGGTGTGCTGCGTCCCCGGTTCGCGATCCTCGACGAGCTCGATTCCGGACTCGACGTCGACGCCCTCCGGGCCTGTGCCCGACGGGTCGAATCCGCCACCACCGAGTTCGACCTGGGGGTGTTGGCCATCACCCACTACTCGCGGCTGCTGAACGAGCTGCGCCCGGACGTGGTCCACGTCCTGGCCCGCGGGCGCATCCAGGCCACGGGTGGGCCGGAGCTGGCGGCGGAGCTGGAGCGCACCGGCTACGCCGCCTACGGTGAGACCGATCAGGAGGACCCATCCGGCCGCCGGGGCCCGGCGGGGAACGGTGACCCCTTCGCCGATCCGCTGGCCTGA
- the sufC gene encoding Fe-S cluster assembly ATPase SufC, which produces MSEPLLRIEDLHARPAATHDGDDQPEILKGVELTVGAGEVHALMGPNGSGKSTLASVLLGSPEYEVTRGRILFKGDDITAWSPDVRGKAGVFLAFQYPQEIPGVSVLNFLRQALSARKGIDLSMLELRLAIMEWMGRLGMDPSFADRYLNEGFSGGEKKRNEILQMAILEPEVAILDETDSGLDIDALRVVANGVEEVRKARPQLGVLAITHYQRLLTELRPDRVHILIDGRIVDSGGPELAERLEAEGYDAWR; this is translated from the coding sequence ATGAGCGAGCCGCTGCTGCGCATCGAGGACCTCCACGCGCGACCCGCCGCGACCCACGACGGGGACGACCAGCCGGAGATCCTCAAGGGCGTCGAGCTCACGGTCGGCGCCGGGGAGGTCCACGCCCTGATGGGGCCGAACGGGTCGGGGAAGTCCACCCTGGCCTCGGTGTTGCTCGGCAGCCCGGAGTACGAAGTCACCCGGGGCCGGATCCTGTTCAAGGGCGACGACATCACCGCCTGGAGCCCCGATGTGCGCGGCAAGGCCGGGGTGTTCCTCGCCTTCCAGTACCCCCAGGAGATCCCAGGGGTCTCGGTACTCAACTTCCTGCGCCAGGCCCTGTCGGCCCGCAAGGGGATCGACCTGTCGATGCTGGAGTTGCGACTGGCCATCATGGAGTGGATGGGCCGCCTGGGCATGGACCCGTCCTTCGCCGACCGCTACCTCAACGAGGGCTTCTCCGGCGGGGAGAAGAAGCGCAACGAGATCCTCCAGATGGCCATCCTCGAGCCCGAGGTGGCGATCCTCGACGAGACCGACTCGGGGCTGGACATCGACGCGCTGCGGGTGGTCGCCAACGGGGTCGAGGAGGTGCGCAAGGCTCGGCCGCAGCTCGGGGTGCTGGCCATCACGCACTACCAGCGGCTGCTCACCGAGCTGCGCCCCGACCGGGTGCACATCCTCATCGACGGCCGTATCGTCGACAGCGGCGGCCCCGAGCTGGCCGAACGCCTCGAGGCCGAGGGATACGACGCATGGCGATGA
- the sufU gene encoding Fe-S cluster assembly sulfur transfer protein SufU → MPGLEDLYREIILDHYRNPRNRGELPVPPAHRVEGFNPLCGDEIVVYLDIDDQGRIDDIRISGQGCSISQSSASMMSSAVKGKTVDEVRDLTKAFKAMMSIHESSLEGDGESEGEPAEVPDVKLGDLEALRGVVKFPVRIKCATLAWNTLAQGIDEAVDHPS, encoded by the coding sequence ATGCCTGGGCTCGAAGACCTCTACCGGGAGATCATCCTCGATCACTACCGCAACCCCCGGAATCGCGGTGAGCTGCCGGTGCCCCCCGCTCACCGGGTGGAGGGCTTCAACCCGCTGTGCGGTGACGAGATCGTCGTGTACCTCGATATCGACGACCAGGGCCGCATCGACGACATCCGCATCTCCGGGCAGGGGTGCTCGATCAGCCAGTCCTCGGCGTCGATGATGTCCTCCGCGGTGAAGGGCAAGACCGTCGACGAGGTGCGAGACCTCACCAAGGCCTTCAAGGCCATGATGTCCATCCACGAGTCGAGCCTCGAGGGTGACGGCGAGAGCGAGGGCGAGCCGGCCGAGGTTCCCGACGTGAAGCTCGGTGATCTCGAGGCGCTGCGAGGAGTGGTGAAGTTTCCCGTTCGCATCAAGTGCGCCACCCTCGCCTGGAACACCCTCGCTCAAGGCATCGACGAGGCGGTCGACCACCCGAGCTGA
- a CDS encoding SufB/SufD family protein, whose protein sequence is MHAPTLAEVALPSPEEEVWRYSRIAELDLTAFHPIERSTAGGSLPAAVRELLAAIPERAGAVVVVDGTVIHTELAEPLARRGVWFGPARESASAGTAGAGGEPVDVFAALNAERCTDPVLLHVPAGEVPAPFVVVDWLETEAAAVFPRLTVRLGAGAGATVVEWHGSADVHALACPVTDLAVEQGAHLGQVTVQHRGQRVWQIASQGSTVGQQASLVAAQIGLGGDYARTRTDCRLEGRAASGKLLAAYFGEGAQTLDFRTFQDHLAPDTTSNLLFKGAVGGSSRSVYTGLIHVGKHARGTNAFQTNRNIKLSEHAWAESVPNLEIENNDVRCSHASTVGPVDEEQRFYLESRGVPTAVADRLIVSGFFDEVLSQLPVSGVRPLVAGEIDRRLERSERP, encoded by the coding sequence ATGCACGCCCCCACCCTGGCCGAGGTGGCCCTGCCGTCACCCGAGGAGGAGGTCTGGCGATACAGCCGGATCGCCGAGCTCGACCTCACGGCGTTCCACCCCATCGAGCGGAGCACGGCAGGAGGGTCGTTGCCCGCGGCGGTGCGCGAGCTGCTGGCCGCGATCCCCGAGCGGGCCGGTGCGGTGGTGGTGGTCGACGGGACCGTGATCCACACCGAGCTCGCCGAGCCGTTGGCCCGGCGTGGGGTGTGGTTCGGCCCGGCCCGGGAGTCCGCCAGCGCGGGCACGGCCGGCGCGGGGGGCGAGCCGGTGGATGTGTTCGCCGCGCTGAACGCCGAGCGGTGCACCGACCCGGTGCTGCTCCACGTCCCGGCCGGGGAGGTTCCCGCGCCGTTCGTGGTGGTCGACTGGCTCGAGACCGAGGCGGCGGCTGTCTTCCCCCGGCTCACCGTCCGTCTCGGTGCGGGCGCCGGCGCGACCGTGGTCGAGTGGCACGGCTCCGCCGACGTGCACGCCTTGGCCTGCCCCGTCACCGACCTGGCGGTCGAGCAGGGCGCTCACCTCGGCCAGGTCACCGTGCAGCACCGCGGTCAGCGGGTGTGGCAGATCGCCTCCCAAGGCTCCACCGTGGGGCAGCAGGCCTCGCTGGTCGCGGCCCAGATCGGCCTCGGCGGCGACTACGCGCGGACCCGCACCGACTGCCGGCTCGAAGGACGCGCCGCCAGCGGCAAGCTGCTGGCGGCCTATTTCGGTGAGGGCGCCCAGACGCTCGACTTCCGGACCTTCCAGGACCACCTCGCGCCGGACACCACCAGCAACCTGCTGTTCAAGGGCGCCGTCGGGGGCTCGTCCCGATCCGTCTACACCGGGCTCATCCACGTCGGCAAGCACGCCCGCGGCACGAACGCCTTCCAGACCAACCGCAACATCAAGCTCTCCGAGCACGCCTGGGCCGAGTCGGTGCCGAACCTCGAGATCGAGAACAACGACGTGCGCTGCAGCCACGCCTCGACCGTCGGGCCGGTCGACGAAGAGCAGCGCTTCTACCTCGAGAGTCGGGGGGTGCCCACCGCGGTGGCCGATCGACTGATCGTGTCCGGCTTCTTCGACGAGGTGCTCTCGCAGCTCCCGGTCAGCGGGGTGCGCCCCCTGGTCGCGGGCGAGATCGACCGGCGCCTGGAGCGGAGCGAGCGGCCATGA
- a CDS encoding 4a-hydroxytetrahydrobiopterin dehydratase, which translates to MAALSDTEARSRLAGLDGWEIVDGKLHRELSFTDFGEAFAFMTRVALIAEKLDHHPDWSNSWNSVTIDIVSHAEGGLTERCFELAARVSEVLR; encoded by the coding sequence ATGGCAGCGCTCTCCGACACCGAAGCCCGATCCCGCCTCGCCGGCCTCGACGGTTGGGAGATCGTCGACGGCAAGCTCCACCGGGAGCTGTCGTTCACGGACTTCGGGGAGGCGTTCGCCTTCATGACCCGGGTGGCGTTGATCGCCGAGAAGCTCGACCACCACCCGGACTGGTCGAACAGTTGGAACTCGGTCACCATCGACATCGTGAGCCACGCCGAGGGCGGGCTCACCGAGCGCTGCTTCGAGCTGGCGGCCCGGGTGAGCGAGGTGCTGCGCTAG
- the sufB gene encoding Fe-S cluster assembly protein SufB, with translation MTSTDLGIDLSRYKLGWHDEEDYVFKPKKGLSEDIVREMSWMKGEPDWMLDYRLRSLRHFERRPLPNWGGDLSEVYFDDIYYYIKPTEGQVDAWDELPESVKETYEKLGIPEAERKYLAGVTAQYESEVVYHRNREDLERQGVIFCDMDTALREYPEIVKRYFGTVIPKNDNKFAALNSAVWSGGSFIYVPPGVSVQMPLQAYFRINAENMGQFERTLIIADEGSQVHYIEGCSAPVYTTDSLHSAVVEIVVKPSARVTYTTIQNWSNNVFNLVTKRARVEAEGHMEWIDGNIGSRLTMKYPAVYMVGPKASGEVLSVAYAGSGQHQDAGAKMVHAAPETTSKIVSKSISKDGGRTSYRGLVRVEDDAYGCKSHVQCDALILDEDSVSDTFPYMEVGARDAIVGHEATVSKVADEQLFYLMSRGLSQEQAMGMVVNGFIEPVTRTLPMEYAVEWSRLIELQMEGSVG, from the coding sequence ATGACCTCCACCGATCTCGGCATCGACCTCAGTCGCTACAAGCTCGGATGGCATGACGAGGAGGACTACGTCTTCAAGCCGAAGAAGGGCCTGAGCGAGGACATCGTCCGGGAGATGTCGTGGATGAAAGGCGAGCCGGACTGGATGCTCGACTACCGGCTCCGTTCGCTCCGACACTTCGAACGCCGCCCCCTGCCGAACTGGGGCGGGGATCTGTCGGAGGTCTACTTCGACGACATCTACTACTACATCAAGCCCACCGAAGGGCAGGTCGACGCGTGGGACGAGCTGCCCGAGTCGGTCAAGGAGACCTACGAGAAGCTCGGCATCCCCGAAGCGGAGCGCAAGTACCTGGCCGGGGTCACTGCCCAGTACGAGAGCGAGGTCGTGTACCACCGCAATCGCGAGGACCTCGAGCGCCAGGGCGTCATCTTCTGCGACATGGACACCGCGCTGCGGGAGTACCCCGAGATCGTCAAGCGGTACTTCGGCACCGTGATCCCCAAGAACGACAACAAGTTCGCGGCCCTGAACTCGGCGGTGTGGTCCGGGGGGTCGTTCATCTACGTGCCGCCCGGGGTCAGCGTCCAGATGCCGCTGCAGGCCTACTTCCGCATCAACGCCGAGAACATGGGCCAGTTCGAGCGGACGCTGATCATCGCGGACGAGGGCAGCCAGGTGCACTACATCGAGGGCTGCTCCGCTCCCGTCTACACCACCGACTCGCTGCACTCGGCGGTGGTGGAGATCGTGGTCAAGCCGTCGGCCCGGGTCACCTACACCACGATCCAGAACTGGTCGAACAACGTGTTCAACCTGGTGACCAAGCGGGCGAGGGTCGAGGCCGAGGGCCACATGGAGTGGATCGACGGGAACATCGGCTCCCGGCTCACCATGAAGTACCCCGCGGTGTACATGGTCGGGCCGAAGGCCTCAGGCGAGGTGCTGTCGGTGGCCTACGCGGGCAGCGGCCAGCACCAGGACGCCGGGGCGAAGATGGTCCACGCCGCACCCGAGACGACCTCGAAGATCGTCTCGAAGTCCATCTCCAAGGACGGTGGGCGCACCTCCTACCGGGGCCTGGTCCGGGTCGAGGACGACGCTTACGGCTGCAAGAGCCACGTGCAGTGCGACGCGCTCATCCTCGACGAGGACAGCGTGAGCGACACCTTCCCGTACATGGAGGTCGGGGCCCGGGACGCGATCGTCGGTCATGAGGCCACGGTGTCGAAGGTGGCCGACGAGCAGCTCTTCTACCTGATGAGCCGCGGCCTCTCCCAGGAACAGGCCATGGGCATGGTGGTGAACGGCTTCATCGAGCCCGTCACCCGCACCCTCCCAATGGAGTACGCGGTGGAGTGGAGCCGCCTGATCGAGCTGCAGATGGAAGGCTCCGTCGGGTAG
- a CDS encoding aminotransferase class V-fold PLP-dependent enzyme, with the protein MTTPIDPAVVKRDFPLLTKAEMHGRPIVYLDSASSSQKPQSVLDAMDELYEHTYANVHRGVYELGAETTERYESARRNAARFVKAPSEREIVFTKNVTEAINLVAYSWGRANLAEGDVVVLTEIEHHANIVPWLMLREERGIELRWIPMAEDYTLDVSSLDELLDGAKLLAVTAMSNVLGTLTPVRQLADAAHAAGALCLVDAAQYVPHLPTDVTELGADFLGFTGHKMLGPSGIGVLWARAELLEAMPAFLGGGEMIRDVRKDGWTPNEIPWKFEAGTPPIAEAIGLAAAIDYLEGLGMDAVRAHERELTGYAIDTLTERFGDQLTIHGPAALDARGGVLSLALRDVHPHDISQVLDQHGVCVRAGHHCAKVLMKVLGVGATARASLYVYNDETDVDTLADALADTADFFSL; encoded by the coding sequence ATGACCACCCCGATCGACCCGGCGGTCGTCAAGCGCGACTTCCCGCTGCTCACCAAGGCGGAGATGCACGGCCGGCCCATCGTCTACCTCGACTCGGCGTCCTCCTCGCAGAAGCCCCAGAGCGTGCTCGACGCCATGGACGAGCTCTACGAGCACACCTACGCCAACGTGCACCGCGGCGTCTACGAGCTCGGAGCCGAGACCACCGAACGCTACGAATCGGCCCGGCGCAACGCCGCCCGCTTCGTGAAGGCGCCGTCCGAGCGCGAGATCGTCTTCACCAAGAACGTCACCGAGGCGATCAACCTGGTGGCCTACAGCTGGGGGCGGGCCAACCTCGCCGAAGGCGACGTGGTGGTGCTCACCGAGATCGAGCACCACGCCAACATCGTGCCTTGGCTCATGCTGCGGGAAGAGCGTGGCATCGAGCTGCGCTGGATCCCCATGGCGGAGGACTACACGCTCGACGTGTCCTCGCTCGACGAGCTGCTCGACGGGGCGAAGCTACTCGCCGTCACCGCCATGTCCAACGTGCTCGGCACCCTGACGCCGGTGCGCCAGCTCGCCGACGCGGCCCACGCGGCGGGGGCCCTCTGCCTGGTGGACGCGGCCCAGTACGTGCCCCATCTCCCCACCGACGTCACCGAGCTCGGCGCCGACTTCCTCGGCTTCACCGGGCACAAGATGCTCGGCCCCTCCGGCATCGGGGTGCTGTGGGCCAGGGCGGAGCTGCTCGAGGCCATGCCGGCGTTCCTCGGCGGCGGCGAGATGATCCGTGACGTCCGAAAAGACGGGTGGACCCCCAACGAGATCCCCTGGAAGTTCGAAGCGGGCACCCCGCCCATCGCGGAGGCCATCGGGCTCGCAGCCGCGATCGACTACCTGGAAGGGTTGGGCATGGACGCCGTCCGGGCCCACGAACGCGAGCTCACCGGGTACGCGATCGACACCCTCACGGAGCGGTTCGGCGACCAGTTGACCATCCACGGACCGGCCGCCCTCGACGCTCGCGGTGGCGTGCTGTCGCTGGCGCTGCGTGACGTGCACCCCCACGACATCTCCCAGGTGCTCGACCAGCACGGGGTGTGCGTACGCGCCGGCCATCACTGCGCCAAAGTGCTCATGAAGGTGCTCGGTGTGGGCGCCACCGCCCGGGCGTCGCTGTACGTCTACAACGACGAGACCGACGTCGACACCCTGGCCGACGCCCTGGCCGACACCGCGGACTTCTTCTCCCTCTAG
- a CDS encoding Rieske (2Fe-2S) protein — MTVERLCSIHDVAPGEARRVELGDLRIAVVRIGDEWYAIGDTCTHQNISLAEGEVHEDTREIECWKHGSCFSLVTGEPSSLPATKPEPVYELRIDGEDVLVVLP; from the coding sequence ATGACCGTCGAGCGGCTCTGCTCCATCCACGACGTCGCACCCGGCGAGGCCCGGCGGGTCGAGCTCGGCGACCTGCGCATCGCCGTCGTGCGCATCGGGGACGAGTGGTACGCGATCGGCGACACGTGCACCCACCAGAACATCTCGCTCGCGGAGGGAGAGGTGCACGAGGACACCCGGGAGATCGAGTGCTGGAAGCACGGAAGCTGCTTCTCGCTGGTCACCGGCGAGCCCAGCTCGCTGCCCGCCACCAAGCCCGAGCCGGTCTACGAGCTGCGCATCGACGGTGAGGACGTGCTGGTGGTGCTGCCATGA
- a CDS encoding PAS domain S-box protein, protein MSDTAERRQAGGQDTTGTSSVRGLLASAPVGIAESDSSGTVVWVNDRWREITGVELPTPFPYELVAHLVHPGDRPRLEEHYARAREGLEEFEVELRLVREDGTVRHVRLQGAPVIEGGELVSFVGTVIDISQLVEATDAHRRSQQRYRDLLTKAPVGQAVYTPEGVMVEVNGAWLSLLGYEPREVIGRNSIEFVHPDDREATVQLGLRMLTGELDSSISERRLLRKDGSEVWVSSSITLERELDGDPAYFHSLIIDISEQKEAEAKLRDREERYRRLIDEAPIAQVIAHLDGTLVEVNRAFLDLLGTTRDEVFARDPVDLFHPDDLPGLRHQLKRLRAGEVDHFEMERRLVRADGSHVWVAGGTTLIRQGNSIYLHSVMQDITERKVADQALRESEERYRAVIEALHDAVLVQGRDRLEAVNSAALRLFGRPASELGRPEIWAEMDPIDAAGRPIPWDERATAIAVRERRPVLGHLAGVQIRGRGRRWWNINAVPRIADGEVIGAVTTFTDVTEQKQAEDALRESEALFRTLAASIPIGIFQTDRQHRLVYVNPRWSDITEIPAPEALGRRSPIIVHPDDLDRVIAGYETAMRERRTFRDQYRIITPGGAVKWVRVHATQLYDPDAGEMTARVGSIEDITPLIAATEETTRLASIVESTSDLIGITDYATGRLTYLNRAARELFGFADRDLGGTSNLDLYEPEVSDLWFSAVLPVLERGESWSGELPMRAADGSAVLVWQTLTAQRGSDGQITQISAVGRDVTERRRFEAELAHQATHDALTDLPNRALLLDHLELALARAQRDGHLVALLFLDLDRFKSVNDTLGHDAGDALLIETAERIREGLRPADTVARLGGDEFVVLCEDVHDEHHAVSIAQRILSVIESTPFVIGGVEVPSTASVGIALSPGGDAAHPEALLRDADAAMYRAKEHGRARLELFDESMRRRAAQRMQLADELAAALDEGQIVVHYQPCVNLASGVVNAVEALARWEHPTRGLLPPGEFIALAEETGLIVGLGLRVLSAACTQGRRWQDELGDAAPRIHVNLSARQLTTANLPLLVQGVLDASGLKPSSLCLEITESVLMDDAQVSIDVLGHLKRLGVVIAIDDFGTGYSSLSYLRRFPVDVLKVDRSFVDGLGPDAEDSAIVAAIVNLARTLELEAVAEGVETAEQLELLRRLGCGSGQGFYFSKPSPPEVVREVLTKPYQV, encoded by the coding sequence ATGAGCGACACTGCCGAACGCCGGCAGGCCGGCGGACAGGACACGACCGGCACCTCCTCCGTTCGCGGGCTGCTCGCCTCTGCTCCGGTGGGCATCGCCGAGTCGGACTCGTCGGGCACGGTGGTGTGGGTCAACGACCGCTGGCGGGAGATCACCGGCGTCGAGCTGCCGACCCCGTTCCCCTACGAGCTGGTGGCACACCTGGTCCACCCCGGCGATCGCCCTCGGCTCGAGGAGCACTACGCCCGGGCCCGCGAGGGCCTCGAGGAGTTCGAGGTCGAGCTCCGGCTGGTGCGCGAGGACGGCACGGTCCGCCACGTGCGACTCCAGGGGGCACCGGTGATCGAGGGCGGTGAACTGGTCTCCTTCGTCGGCACGGTCATCGACATCTCGCAGCTGGTGGAGGCCACGGACGCCCATCGGCGGAGCCAACAGCGGTATCGGGACCTGCTCACCAAGGCGCCGGTGGGTCAAGCCGTCTACACCCCTGAGGGCGTGATGGTAGAGGTCAACGGGGCGTGGCTGTCGTTGCTCGGCTACGAACCACGAGAGGTGATCGGCCGGAACTCGATCGAGTTCGTCCATCCCGATGACCGCGAGGCGACCGTGCAGCTCGGGCTCAGGATGCTCACAGGCGAACTCGACTCGTCGATCTCCGAACGCCGGCTGCTACGCAAGGACGGCTCCGAGGTATGGGTGTCGAGCAGCATCACCCTCGAGCGGGAGCTCGACGGTGATCCCGCGTACTTCCACTCCCTGATCATCGATATCAGCGAGCAGAAAGAAGCGGAAGCGAAGCTGCGCGACCGCGAAGAACGGTATCGGCGCCTGATCGACGAGGCCCCCATCGCGCAGGTGATCGCCCACCTCGACGGGACGCTGGTGGAGGTCAACCGGGCGTTCCTCGATCTTCTCGGCACCACGAGAGATGAGGTGTTCGCCCGTGACCCGGTCGACCTGTTCCACCCCGACGACCTGCCGGGCCTGCGGCACCAGCTCAAGCGCCTGCGGGCCGGTGAGGTGGACCACTTCGAGATGGAGCGGAGGCTCGTGCGAGCCGACGGCTCGCACGTGTGGGTCGCGGGCGGCACCACCCTCATCCGGCAGGGCAACTCGATCTACCTGCACTCGGTGATGCAGGACATCACCGAGCGGAAGGTGGCCGACCAGGCGCTGCGCGAGAGCGAAGAGCGCTACCGGGCGGTGATCGAGGCCTTGCATGACGCCGTCCTGGTCCAGGGTCGCGACCGCCTCGAAGCCGTCAACAGTGCGGCACTCCGACTGTTCGGGCGACCGGCGAGCGAGCTCGGGCGTCCTGAGATCTGGGCCGAGATGGATCCCATCGATGCCGCCGGTCGCCCCATCCCCTGGGACGAGCGCGCCACGGCGATCGCGGTCCGCGAACGTCGACCCGTGCTCGGACACCTCGCCGGGGTGCAGATCCGAGGACGGGGCCGTCGTTGGTGGAACATCAACGCCGTCCCCCGGATCGCCGACGGTGAGGTCATCGGCGCGGTGACCACCTTCACCGATGTCACGGAGCAGAAGCAGGCCGAGGATGCACTCCGGGAGAGCGAGGCACTCTTCCGCACCCTGGCCGCCTCGATCCCGATCGGGATCTTCCAGACCGACCGCCAGCATCGCCTGGTGTACGTGAACCCCCGCTGGTCCGACATCACCGAGATCCCTGCGCCGGAGGCGCTGGGGCGGCGCTCCCCGATCATCGTGCACCCCGACGATCTCGATCGGGTCATCGCCGGCTACGAGACCGCCATGCGCGAGCGGCGCACCTTCCGTGACCAATACCGGATCATCACCCCGGGCGGGGCGGTCAAGTGGGTCCGGGTGCACGCGACGCAGCTCTACGACCCCGACGCTGGCGAGATGACCGCCCGGGTGGGCTCGATCGAGGACATCACGCCGCTCATCGCGGCGACCGAGGAGACGACCCGCCTCGCCAGCATCGTCGAGTCCACGAGCGACCTCATCGGCATCACCGACTACGCCACCGGACGGCTCACCTACCTCAATCGCGCCGCTCGGGAGCTGTTCGGATTCGCCGACCGGGATCTCGGAGGAACCAGCAATCTCGATCTCTACGAACCGGAGGTGTCGGACCTGTGGTTCTCCGCCGTGCTCCCCGTACTCGAGCGCGGCGAGAGCTGGAGCGGTGAGCTCCCCATGCGGGCGGCCGACGGCTCAGCCGTGCTGGTGTGGCAGACCCTCACCGCCCAGCGGGGCTCCGACGGGCAGATCACCCAGATCTCCGCCGTCGGTCGCGACGTCACCGAGCGGCGACGCTTCGAAGCGGAACTTGCCCACCAAGCCACCCACGACGCCCTGACCGACCTCCCCAACCGAGCCCTGCTCCTCGACCACCTCGAGCTGGCGCTGGCCCGAGCCCAGCGCGACGGCCACCTCGTCGCGCTGCTGTTCCTCGACCTCGACCGCTTCAAGTCCGTGAACGACACCCTCGGCCACGATGCAGGCGACGCGCTGCTCATCGAGACCGCCGAGAGGATCCGCGAGGGCCTCCGCCCCGCGGACACCGTGGCCCGCCTCGGCGGCGACGAGTTCGTCGTGCTCTGCGAAGACGTGCACGACGAGCACCACGCCGTGTCGATCGCCCAGCGGATCCTGTCGGTCATCGAGAGCACGCCCTTCGTGATCGGGGGAGTGGAGGTTCCCAGCACGGCGAGCGTCGGCATCGCCCTCTCGCCGGGTGGCGATGCCGCCCACCCCGAAGCGCTGCTGCGCGACGCTGACGCGGCGATGTACCGGGCGAAGGAGCACGGCCGAGCACGCCTGGAGCTGTTCGACGAATCGATGCGCCGCCGGGCCGCACAGCGCATGCAGCTCGCCGACGAGCTCGCCGCCGCGCTCGACGAGGGACAGATCGTCGTGCACTACCAACCCTGCGTGAACCTCGCGTCGGGGGTGGTGAACGCGGTGGAGGCGCTGGCCCGCTGGGAGCACCCGACCCGGGGCCTGCTCCCACCCGGTGAGTTCATCGCGCTCGCCGAGGAGACCGGCCTGATCGTCGGCCTCGGCCTGCGGGTGCTCTCCGCGGCCTGCACGCAGGGCCGGCGCTGGCAGGACGAGCTGGGCGACGCGGCACCCCGGATCCACGTCAACCTCTCCGCCCGGCAGCTGACCACGGCCAACCTGCCACTGCTCGTGCAAGGGGTGCTCGACGCGTCGGGGCTGAAGCCCTCCTCGCTGTGCCTGGAGATCACCGAGAGCGTGCTCATGGACGATGCGCAGGTCTCGATCGACGTCCTCGGCCACCTCAAGCGTCTCGGGGTGGTGATCGCCATCGACGACTTCGGCACGGGATATTCGTCGCTGTCGTACCTGCGGAGGTTCCCCGTCGACGTGTTGAAGGTCGACCGATCTTTCGTCGACGGGCTGGGTCCCGACGCGGAGGACTCGGCCATCGTGGCCGCGATCGTGAACCTGGCCCGCACCCTCGAGCTCGAAGCCGTGGCCGAAGGGGTCGAGACCGCCGAGCAGCTGGAGTTGCTGCGACGGCTGGGCTGCGGCAGTGGCCAGGGCTTCTACTTCTCGAAACCGTCACCCCCCGAGGTGGTCCGCGAGGTCCTCACGAAGCCGTACCAGGTGTGA